One segment of Cynocephalus volans isolate mCynVol1 chromosome 8, mCynVol1.pri, whole genome shotgun sequence DNA contains the following:
- the SV2A gene encoding synaptic vesicle glycoprotein 2A isoform X1 — protein MEEGFRDRAAFIRGAKDIAKEVKKHAAKKVVKGLDRVQDEYSRRSYSRFEEEEDDDDFPAPADGYYRGEGAQDEEEGGASSDATEGHDEDDEIYEGEYQGIPRAESGGKGERMADGAPLAGVRGGLSDGEGPLGGRGEAQRRKEREELAQQYEAILRECGHGRFQWTLYFVLGLALMADGVEVFVVGFVLPSAEKDMCLSDSNKGMLGLIVYLGMMVGAFLWGGLADRLGRRQCLLISLSVNSVFAFFSSFVQGYGTFLFCRLLSGVGIGGSIPIVFSYFSEFLAQEKRGEHLSWLCMFWMIGGVYAAAMAWAIIPHYGWSFQMGSAYQFHSWRVFVLVCAFPSVFAIGALTTQPESPRFFLENGKHDEAWMVLKQVHDTNMRAKGHPERVFSVTHIKTIHQEDELIEIQSDTGTWYQRWGVRALSLGGQVWGNFLSCFGPEYRRITLMMMGVWFTMSFSYYGLTVWFPDMIRHLQAVDYAARTKVFPGERVEHVTFNFTLENQIHRGGQYFNDKFIGLRLKSVSFEDSLFEECYFEDVTSSNTFFRNCTFINTVFYNTDLFEYKFVNSRLVNSTFLHNKEGCPLDVTGTGEGAYMVYFVSFLGTLAVLPGNIVSALLMDKIGRLRMLAGSSVMSCVSCVFLSFGNSESAMIALLCLFGGVSIASWNALDVLTVELYPSDKRTTAFGFLNALCKLAAVLGISIFTSFVGITKAAPILFASAALALGSSLALKLPETRGQVLQ, from the exons ATGGAAGAGGGCTTCCGAGACCGGGCCGCTTTCATCCGTGGGGCCAAAGACATTGCCAAGGAAGTCAAGAAGCATGCGGCCAAGAAAGTGGTGAAGGGCCTGGACAGAGTCCAGGACGAATATTCCCGCAGATCCTACTCCCGCtttgaggaagaggaggatgatgatgacttccctgcccctgctgaCGGCTATTACCGTGGGGAAGGGGCCCAGGACGAGGAGGAAGGTGGCGCATCTAGTGATGCGACTGAAGGCCATGATGAGGATGATGAGATCTACGAGGGGGAGTATCAGGGTATCCCCCGGGCAGAGTCTGGGGGCAAGGGTGAGCGGATGGCAGATGGGGCACCCCTGGCTGGAGTCAGAGGGGGCTTGAGTGATGGGGAAGGCCCCCTTGGGGGACGGGGGGAGGCACAGCGGCGGAAAGAACGGGAAGAACTGGCCCAGCAGTACGAAGCCATCCTACGGGAGTGTGGCCATGGCCGCTTCCAGTGGACACTCTATTTTGTGCTTGGTCTGGCGCTGATGGCTGATGGTGTCGAGGTCTTTGTGGTGGGCTTCGTGCTGCCCAGTGCTGAGAAAGACATGTGCCTGTCTGACTCCAACAAGGGCATGCTGG gCCTCATTGTCTACCTGGGCATGATGGTGGGAGCCTTCCTCTGGGGAGGTCTGGCTGATCGGCTGGGTCGGAGACAGTGTCTGCTCATCTCGCTCTCAGTCAACAGTGTTTTTGCCTTCTTCTCATCTTTTGTCCAGGGTTATGGCACTTTTCTCTTCTGCCGCCTCCTTTCTGGGGTTGG GATTGGAGGGTCCATCCCCATTGTCTTCTCCTATTTCTCGGAGTTTCTGGCCCAGGAGAAACGTGGGGAGCATCTGAGCTGGCTCTGCATGTTTTGGATGATTGGTGGAGTGTACGCAGCTGCCATGGCCTGGGCCATCATCCCCCACTACG GGTGGAGTTTTCAGATGGGTTCTGCTTACCAGTTCCACAGCTGGAGGGTCTTTGTGCTCGTCTGCGCCTTTCCTTCTGTGTTTGCCATTGGGGCTCTGACCACGCAGCCTGAGAGCCCCCGTTTCTTCCTGGAG AATGGAAAGCACGATGAGGCCTGGATGGTCCTGAAGCAGGTTCATGACACCAACATGCGAGCCAAGGGGCATCCTGAGCGAGTATTCTCA GTAACCCACATTAAGACGATTCATCAGGAGGATGAGTTGATTGAGATCCAGTCAGACACAGGGACCTGGTACCAGCGCTGGGGGGTCCGGGCCTTGAGCCTGGGGGGACAG GTTTGGGGGAATTTCCTGTCCTGTTTTGGTCCAGAATATCGACGCATCACTCTGATGATGATGGGCGTGTGGTTCACCATGTCATTCAG CTACTATGGCCTGACCGTCTGGTTTCCCGACATGATCCGCCATCTCCAGGCGGTGGACTATGCAGCCCGTACCAAAGTGTTCCCTGGGGAGCGTGTGGAGCATGTGACTTTTAACTTCACACTGGAGAATCAGATCCACCGAGGGGGGCAGTACTTCAATGACAA GTTCATTGGGCTGCGTCTGAAGTCAGTGTCCTTTGAGGATTCCCTGTTTGAGGAGTGTTATTTTGAGGATGTCACATCCAGCAACACATTTTTCCGCAACTGCACATTCATCAACACTGTGTTCTATAACACTG ACCTGTTTGAGTACAAGTTTGTGAACAGCCGTCTGGTAAACAGCACATTCCTGCACAACAAGGAGGGCTGCCCGCTAGACGTGACAGGGACAGGTGAAGGAGCCTACATGGTGTACTTTGTCAGCTTCTTGGGAACGCTGGCTGTGCTTCCTGGGAATATTGTGTCTGCCCTGCTCATGGACAAGATTGGCAGGCTCAGAATGCTTG cTGGCTCCAGTGTGATGTCCTGTGTCTCCTGCGTCTTCCTGTCTTTTGGGAACAGTGAGTCAGCCATGATTGCTCTGCTTTGCCTTTTTGGGGGGGTCAGCATTGCATCCTGGAACGCGCTGGACGTGTTGACTGTTGAACTCTACCCCTCAGACAAGAG
- the SF3B4 gene encoding splicing factor 3B subunit 4 isoform X3, which yields MNMIKLYGKPIRVNKASAHNKNLDVGANIFIGNLDPEIDEKLLYDTFSAFGVILQTPKIMRDPDTGNSKGYAFINFASFDASDAAIEAMNGQYLCNRPITVSYAFKKDSKGERHGSAAERLLAAQNPLSQADRPHQLFADAPPPPSAPNPVVSSLGSGLPPPGMPPPGSFPPPVPPPGALPPGIPPAMPPPPMPPGAGGHGPPSAGTPGTGHPGHGHSHPHPFPPGGMPHPGMSQMQLAHHGPHGLGHPHAGPPGSGGQPPPRPPPGMPHPGPPPMGMPPRGPPFGSPMGHPGPMPPHGMRGPPPLMPPHGYTGPPRPPPYGYQRGPLPPPRPTPRPPVPPRGPLRGPLPQ from the exons ATGAACATGATCAAACTCTATGGGAAGCCAATACGGGTGAACAAGGCATCAGCTCATAATAAAAACCTGGATGTAGGGGCCAACATTTTCATTGGGAACCTGGATCCGGAAATTGATGAGAAGCTGCTTTATGATACTTTTAGCGCCTTTGGCGTCATCTTACAAACCCCTAAGATTATGCGGGACCCTGACACAGGCAACTCCAAGGGATATGCCTTTATTAATTTTGCTTCGTTTGATGCTTCGGATGCAGCAATTGAGGCCATGAATGGGCAGTACCTCTGTAACCGCCCTATCACTGTGTCTTACGCCTTCAAGAAGGACTCCAAGGGTGAGCGCCATGGCTCAGCAGCCGAACGGCTTCTGGCAGCCCAGAACCCACTCTCCCAGGCTGACCGCCCACATCAGCTGTTTGCAGATGCACCTCCTCCACCCTCTGCCCCCAATCCTGTGGTATCATCATTGGGGTCTGGGCTTCCTCCACCAG GCATGCCTCCTCCTggctccttcccacccccagtgCCGCCTCCTGGAGCCCTCCCTCCTGGTATACCCCCAGCTATGCCCCCTCCACCTATGCCTCCCGGGGCTGGAGGACATGGCCCCCCATCAGCAGGAACCCCAGGGACTGGACATCCTGGTCATGGACACTcacatcctcacccgttcccacCAGGTGGGATGCCCCATCCAG gAATGTCTCAGATGCAGCTGGCCCACCATGGCCCTCATGGCTTGGGACACCCCCATGCTGGGCCCCCAGGCTCTGGGGGGCAGCCACCACCACGACCACCACCTGGAATGCCTCATCCTGGACCTCCTCCAATGGGCATGCCCCCCCGAGGGCCTCCGTTTGGATCTCCCATGG gTCACCCAGGTCCTATGCCTCCACATGGTATGCGTGGACCTCCTCCGCTGATGCCCCCTCATGGATACACTGGCCCTCCACGACCCCCACCCTATGGCTACCAGCGGGGGCCCCTTCCTCCACCCAGACCCACTCCCCGGCCTCCGGTTCCCCCTCGTGGCCCACTTCGGGGTCCTCTCCCTCAGTAA
- the SF3B4 gene encoding splicing factor 3B subunit 4 isoform X2: MPKDRVTGQHQGYGFVEFLSEEDADYAIKIMNMIKLYGKPIRVNKASAHNKNLDVGANIFIGNLDPEIDEKLLYDTFSAFGVILQTPKIMRDPDTGNSKGYAFINFASFDASDAAIEAMNGQYLCNRPITVSYAFKKDSKGERHGSAAERLLAAQNPLSQADRPHQLFADAPPPPSAPNPVVSSLGSGLPPPGMPPPGSFPPPVPPPGALPPGIPPAMPPPPMPPGAGGHGPPSAGTPGTGHPGHGHSHPHPFPPGGMPHPGMSQMQLAHHGPHGLGHPHAGPPGSGGQPPPRPPPGMPHPGPPPMGMPPRGPPFGSPMGHPGPMPPHGMRGPPPLMPPHGYTGPPRPPPYGYQRGPLPPPRPTPRPPVPPRGPLRGPLPQ; encoded by the exons ATGCCAAAGGATAGAGTCACTGGCCAACACCAAG GCTATGGCTTTGTTGAATTCTTGAGTGAGGAAGATGCTGACTATGCCATTAAGATCATGAACATGATCAAACTCTATGGGAAGCCAATACGGGTGAACAAGGCATCAGCTCATAATAAAAACCTGGATGTAGGGGCCAACATTTTCATTGGGAACCTGGATCCGGAAATTGATGAGAAGCTGCTTTATGATACTTTTAGCGCCTTTGGCGTCATCTTACAAACCCCTAAGATTATGCGGGACCCTGACACAGGCAACTCCAAGGGATATGCCTTTATTAATTTTGCTTCGTTTGATGCTTCGGATGCAGCAATTGAGGCCATGAATGGGCAGTACCTCTGTAACCGCCCTATCACTGTGTCTTACGCCTTCAAGAAGGACTCCAAGGGTGAGCGCCATGGCTCAGCAGCCGAACGGCTTCTGGCAGCCCAGAACCCACTCTCCCAGGCTGACCGCCCACATCAGCTGTTTGCAGATGCACCTCCTCCACCCTCTGCCCCCAATCCTGTGGTATCATCATTGGGGTCTGGGCTTCCTCCACCAG GCATGCCTCCTCCTggctccttcccacccccagtgCCGCCTCCTGGAGCCCTCCCTCCTGGTATACCCCCAGCTATGCCCCCTCCACCTATGCCTCCCGGGGCTGGAGGACATGGCCCCCCATCAGCAGGAACCCCAGGGACTGGACATCCTGGTCATGGACACTcacatcctcacccgttcccacCAGGTGGGATGCCCCATCCAG gAATGTCTCAGATGCAGCTGGCCCACCATGGCCCTCATGGCTTGGGACACCCCCATGCTGGGCCCCCAGGCTCTGGGGGGCAGCCACCACCACGACCACCACCTGGAATGCCTCATCCTGGACCTCCTCCAATGGGCATGCCCCCCCGAGGGCCTCCGTTTGGATCTCCCATGG gTCACCCAGGTCCTATGCCTCCACATGGTATGCGTGGACCTCCTCCGCTGATGCCCCCTCATGGATACACTGGCCCTCCACGACCCCCACCCTATGGCTACCAGCGGGGGCCCCTTCCTCCACCCAGACCCACTCCCCGGCCTCCGGTTCCCCCTCGTGGCCCACTTCGGGGTCCTCTCCCTCAGTAA
- the SF3B4 gene encoding splicing factor 3B subunit 4 isoform X1, whose protein sequence is MAAGPISERNQDATVYVGGLDEKVSEPLLWELFLQAGPVVNTHMPKDRVTGQHQGYGFVEFLSEEDADYAIKIMNMIKLYGKPIRVNKASAHNKNLDVGANIFIGNLDPEIDEKLLYDTFSAFGVILQTPKIMRDPDTGNSKGYAFINFASFDASDAAIEAMNGQYLCNRPITVSYAFKKDSKGERHGSAAERLLAAQNPLSQADRPHQLFADAPPPPSAPNPVVSSLGSGLPPPGMPPPGSFPPPVPPPGALPPGIPPAMPPPPMPPGAGGHGPPSAGTPGTGHPGHGHSHPHPFPPGGMPHPGMSQMQLAHHGPHGLGHPHAGPPGSGGQPPPRPPPGMPHPGPPPMGMPPRGPPFGSPMGHPGPMPPHGMRGPPPLMPPHGYTGPPRPPPYGYQRGPLPPPRPTPRPPVPPRGPLRGPLPQ, encoded by the exons ATGGCTGCCGGGCCCATCTCCGAGCGGAACCAGG ATGCCACCGTGTACGTGGGGGGCCTGGATGAGAAGGTTAGCGAACCACTGCTGTGGGAACTGTTTCTCCAGGCAGGACCAGTAGTCAACACCCACATGCCAAAGGATAGAGTCACTGGCCAACACCAAG GCTATGGCTTTGTTGAATTCTTGAGTGAGGAAGATGCTGACTATGCCATTAAGATCATGAACATGATCAAACTCTATGGGAAGCCAATACGGGTGAACAAGGCATCAGCTCATAATAAAAACCTGGATGTAGGGGCCAACATTTTCATTGGGAACCTGGATCCGGAAATTGATGAGAAGCTGCTTTATGATACTTTTAGCGCCTTTGGCGTCATCTTACAAACCCCTAAGATTATGCGGGACCCTGACACAGGCAACTCCAAGGGATATGCCTTTATTAATTTTGCTTCGTTTGATGCTTCGGATGCAGCAATTGAGGCCATGAATGGGCAGTACCTCTGTAACCGCCCTATCACTGTGTCTTACGCCTTCAAGAAGGACTCCAAGGGTGAGCGCCATGGCTCAGCAGCCGAACGGCTTCTGGCAGCCCAGAACCCACTCTCCCAGGCTGACCGCCCACATCAGCTGTTTGCAGATGCACCTCCTCCACCCTCTGCCCCCAATCCTGTGGTATCATCATTGGGGTCTGGGCTTCCTCCACCAG GCATGCCTCCTCCTggctccttcccacccccagtgCCGCCTCCTGGAGCCCTCCCTCCTGGTATACCCCCAGCTATGCCCCCTCCACCTATGCCTCCCGGGGCTGGAGGACATGGCCCCCCATCAGCAGGAACCCCAGGGACTGGACATCCTGGTCATGGACACTcacatcctcacccgttcccacCAGGTGGGATGCCCCATCCAG gAATGTCTCAGATGCAGCTGGCCCACCATGGCCCTCATGGCTTGGGACACCCCCATGCTGGGCCCCCAGGCTCTGGGGGGCAGCCACCACCACGACCACCACCTGGAATGCCTCATCCTGGACCTCCTCCAATGGGCATGCCCCCCCGAGGGCCTCCGTTTGGATCTCCCATGG gTCACCCAGGTCCTATGCCTCCACATGGTATGCGTGGACCTCCTCCGCTGATGCCCCCTCATGGATACACTGGCCCTCCACGACCCCCACCCTATGGCTACCAGCGGGGGCCCCTTCCTCCACCCAGACCCACTCCCCGGCCTCCGGTTCCCCCTCGTGGCCCACTTCGGGGTCCTCTCCCTCAGTAA
- the MTMR11 gene encoding LOW QUALITY PROTEIN: myotubularin-related protein 11 (The sequence of the model RefSeq protein was modified relative to this genomic sequence to represent the inferred CDS: deleted 1 base in 1 codon), whose product MWWGGRGQSFNIVPQKEEPEMGLCGPRSVQGSRMPEPRNHQLGSCLASGCLPGERILAWAPGVRKGLEPELPGTLFCTNFRVTFQPCGWQRSQDTPLSSEYDFALINIGRLEAVSGLSRIQLLRPGSLLKFIPEEILIHGRDFRLLRVAFEAGGLEPQAFQVTTAIVQAKAQSSQAQQYAGLTLSKAGQGSGSRKPPIPLLETSEDWETERKKQGARGWRVSTVNERFDIATSLPRYFWVPIRILDSEVRRAFGHFHQSRGPRLSWHHPGGSDLLRCGGFYTASDPNKEDIRAVELMLQAGHSDVVLVDTMDELPSLADVQLAHLRLRALCLPDSSVAEDKWLSALEGTRWLDYVRSCLRKASDISVLVTSRVRSVVLQERGDRDLNGLLSSLVQLLSAPEARTLFGFQSLVQREWVAAGHPFLTRLGGTGANEEAPVFLLFLDCVWQLLQQFPAEFEFSEFFLLALHDSVRVPDTLTFLRDTPWERGKQSGQFNSYTQVYTPEYSQPSAGNSVNLQLSVWDWDLRYSNEQILQFHNPGYDPEYCPDSWLPKQQPSFMVPGPPSSVWLFSRGALTPLNQLCPWRDSHSLLAVSSRWLPRPAISSESLADQEWGLPSHWGACPLPPGLLLPGYLGPQIRLWRRCYLRGRLEVQMGLSAPTVSGLQDELSHLQELLRKWTPRISPEDHSKKRDSNTILSNPVEIAGIHEGRVEGDLG is encoded by the exons ATGTGGTGGGGGGGCCGGGGCCAGAGTTTCAACATTGTCCCCCAGAAGGAGGAGCCAGAGATGGGG CTCTGCGGACCAAGGTCTGTCCAGGGAAGCAGGATGCCGGAGCCCAGGAATCATCAGCTTGGCAGTTGCCTGGCCTCTGGGTGCCTCCCAG GGGAGCGGATCCTAGCATGGGCCCCCGGGGTGAGGAAAGGGCTGGAACCTGAATTGCCTGGAACCTTGTTCTGTACCAACTTTAGGGTCACCTTCCAGCCCTGTGGATGGCAGCGGAGTCAG GACACTCCCCTGAGCAGTGAATATGATTTTGCCCTGATCAACATTGGGCGATTAGAGGCTG TGAGTGGCTTGTCCCGAATCCAGCTCCTCCGTCCAGGGTCCCTGCTTAAATTTATCCCCGAGGAGATTCTGATTCATGGGCGTGACTTCCGGCTACTCAGAGTTGCTTTCGAGGCTGGAGGACTAGAGCCTCAGGCCTTTCAG GTGACCACAGCCATCGTGCAAGCCAAAGCTCAGAGCAGTCAAGCCCAACAGTATGCAGGGTTAACCCTGAGCAAGGCTG GCCAGGGTTCTGGCTCCAGAAAACCACCTATTCCTCTCTTGGAGACATCAGAAGACTGGGAGACTGAGCGAAAGAAGCAGGGGGCCAGAGGCTGGAGGGTCAGCACTGTCAATGAGAGGTTCGACATAGCCACCAG CCTCCCTCGTTACTTCTGGGTCCCTATCCGAATTCTGGACAGTGAGGTCAGGAGAGCATTTGGCCACTTCCATCAGAGCCGTGGGCCG CGCCTATCCTGGCATCACCCTGGGGGCAGTGATCTTCTCCGGTGTGGAGGCTTCTATACAGCCAGTGACCCTAACAAGGAGGATATCAG AGCAGTGGAGTTGATGCTCCAGGCTGGGCATTCAGATGTTGTCCTGGTAGACACTATGGATGAGCTGCCTAGTCTTGCAGATGTCCAACTTGCCCACTTGAGGCTGAGAGCCCTGTGCCTGCCTG ATTCATCTGTAGCTGAAGATAAATGGCTCTCAGCCCTGGAAGGAACACGATGGTTGGACTACGTCAG GTCTTGTCTTCGAAAGGCCAGTGACATCTCAGTCTTAGTGACATCCAGGGTTCGTTCTGTAGTACTTCAAG AGCGCGGTGACCGTGATCTCAATGGCCTCCTCTCTTCACTCGTCCAGCTGCTTTCAGCCCCTGAAGCTCGAACACTGTTTGGCTTCCAATCACTAGTGCAGCGAGAGTGGGTGGCAGCTGGACACCCCTTCCTGACCCGGCTTGGGGGAACTGGGGCCAATGAAGAG GCCCCTGTGTTTCTCCTCTTCCTTGACTGTGTCTGGCAGCTCCTCCAGCAGTTTCCAGCTGAGTTTGAATTCTCCGAGTTTTTCCTTCTTGCTCTTCATGACAGTGTCAGGGTTCCTGACACCCTTACCTTCCTGAGAGATACTCCCTGGGAGCGTGGAAAGCAGAGTGGACAG TTCAACTCTTATACACAAGTCTACACTCCAGAGTACTCGCAGCCCTCAGCTGGGAACTCTGTTAACCTACAGCTGTCTGTCTGGGACTGGGATTTACGCTACAGCAATGAACAGATACTACAGTTCCATAATCCTGGTTATGATCCAGAGTACTGCCCAGATTCCTGGCTCCCTAAACAGCAG CCGAGCTTCATGGTTCCTGGACCTCCCAGTTCTGTGTGGCTCTTCTCTAGAGGGGCCCTGACCCCACTGAATCAGCTCTGTCCTTGGCGAGATAGTCACTCCCTCCTGGCAGTCTCTTCTCGTTGGCTCCCTCGACCTGCTATCTCCTCTGAAAGTCTGGCTGACCAGGAGTGGGGGCTTCCCTCACATTGGGGAGCTTGCCCTTTacctccagggctgctgctgccTGGATATCTGGGACCCCAGATCAGGCTCTGGAGACGCTGCTACCTGAGGGGAAGGCTTGAGGTCCAG ATGGGCCTCTCAGCTCCCACAGTCTCTGGCCTCCAGGATGAGCTATCCCATCTTCAGGAGCTATTAAGGAAATGGACACCAAGAATATCTCCTGAGGATCACTCCAAGAAAAGAGATTCAAATACCATTCTCTCC AATCCCGTTGAAATTGCTGGCATTCACGAAGGCAGGGTGgagggagatctgggataa